In one Flammeovirga yaeyamensis genomic region, the following are encoded:
- a CDS encoding TonB-dependent receptor gives MIAKRYFTIITFLFPTLLFAQQTIQGKVVDQNGNKLLSVSVGILNSKLSATTNENGEYRINNVPKGEHQLVAYFVGYKKQTLTVTIQKDQNIQQNFTLEENTRELQQVEIIGVENESYNNAYTFSATRTGTMIKDAPLSISTVTKELILDQQAYYLGDVVRNVSGVNQYTIYNDFTVRGYRNQDGQLVNGLKTAFNFWTQPIIGLYERVEVIKGPASALFANTNPGGTINFVTKKPLTVQQGSATVSAGSFNTYKANVDVTGPLTKNEKVLYRLNAGYQTTDGFRDNMGGESFYIAPSVSYIQNENTRFNVDVVYMQNNTKLDRGKPNYEGSTDLNQTPITLSTSQPGDYLKLNNLYTTFSWNQKITDWLSFNSSYMMFRSTGELAEHRTNGKYITPSVLEMRYVERDEYENADNITNYFVSKFNTGKVGHTVMVGFDYSSKTYDKNERQARGEADGVPDFDLDNPQYGNSNPNDYYYDPNRSIQMGAGSYTQNHTMGFYIQEQLDYKKWHLLMGVRQEYYKDVRIENGEKVSKDQNALLPRFGLTYELTNTINLYGTYTEGFQPQDYKMNASQNGGPFDPRKSNMWETGAKGEFFDGKLSATASVYMITVNNILVQDPNDVDKLIQRGEEQSKGFELELNGQITPALSISTNYAFNNATITASDNPEEVGRQKENAPKHQAGFWTKYDFQRGTLRGLGIGFGGQYVGDRFTNNPELVLPDYMLWDMAVYYNIGAFRVSANIKNLTNETYYVGGYNYDRVFPGMPRNFTLGLTVKF, from the coding sequence ATGATTGCTAAGAGATATTTCACTATAATAACTTTCTTATTCCCCACTTTACTATTTGCACAACAAACGATTCAAGGTAAGGTTGTCGATCAAAATGGGAATAAACTTCTATCCGTAAGTGTGGGTATTCTTAATTCGAAATTAAGTGCTACAACCAACGAAAACGGAGAATATAGAATAAATAATGTGCCTAAGGGTGAACATCAATTAGTAGCCTATTTTGTGGGCTATAAGAAACAAACACTGACCGTTACTATTCAAAAAGATCAAAATATACAACAGAATTTCACTTTAGAAGAGAATACTAGAGAGCTTCAACAAGTGGAAATTATTGGTGTAGAAAACGAATCGTACAATAATGCTTATACTTTTAGTGCGACAAGGACAGGAACGATGATAAAAGACGCTCCTTTATCGATTTCTACCGTCACTAAAGAATTAATATTGGATCAGCAAGCTTATTATTTAGGTGATGTGGTTCGAAATGTATCGGGTGTAAACCAATATACGATTTATAACGATTTTACGGTACGTGGATACAGAAATCAGGATGGACAATTGGTCAACGGATTAAAAACCGCATTTAACTTCTGGACACAACCTATTATTGGTTTATATGAAAGAGTGGAGGTAATTAAAGGTCCTGCTTCTGCCCTATTTGCCAATACAAACCCTGGTGGTACCATAAACTTTGTGACCAAAAAACCACTGACTGTTCAACAAGGTTCTGCTACCGTTTCTGCCGGAAGTTTTAATACTTACAAGGCCAATGTCGATGTAACAGGTCCGTTAACCAAAAATGAAAAAGTCTTATACCGATTGAATGCGGGATACCAAACTACAGATGGTTTTAGAGATAATATGGGCGGAGAGTCATTCTATATTGCTCCGTCAGTATCTTATATTCAAAACGAAAATACCCGTTTTAATGTGGATGTGGTCTATATGCAAAACAACACAAAACTAGACAGAGGTAAACCCAATTATGAAGGCAGTACTGATTTAAATCAGACACCAATTACTTTGTCTACGTCACAACCTGGAGACTACTTGAAACTAAATAACTTGTATACTACTTTCTCTTGGAACCAAAAGATCACGGATTGGTTATCGTTTAACTCCTCTTATATGATGTTCCGTTCTACAGGCGAATTGGCCGAACATAGAACAAACGGTAAATACATTACACCAAGTGTTTTAGAAATGCGCTATGTTGAGCGTGATGAATATGAAAATGCGGACAATATCACAAACTATTTTGTATCCAAGTTCAATACTGGTAAAGTAGGACATACTGTGATGGTTGGCTTCGATTATTCAAGCAAAACCTATGATAAAAACGAAAGACAAGCAAGAGGTGAGGCAGATGGAGTACCTGATTTTGATTTAGACAATCCTCAGTACGGAAATAGTAATCCTAATGACTATTATTATGATCCCAACCGATCGATTCAAATGGGTGCTGGATCGTATACTCAAAATCATACGATGGGCTTCTATATTCAGGAACAATTGGATTACAAAAAATGGCATTTATTAATGGGGGTGCGCCAAGAATATTATAAAGATGTGCGTATTGAAAATGGTGAGAAAGTATCGAAAGATCAAAATGCATTACTGCCTCGATTTGGTCTAACTTATGAACTGACAAACACTATCAATTTATACGGAACATATACTGAAGGATTCCAACCTCAGGATTACAAAATGAATGCATCTCAGAATGGTGGACCATTTGATCCAAGAAAATCAAATATGTGGGAAACAGGTGCTAAAGGAGAGTTCTTCGATGGTAAACTATCTGCTACTGCATCGGTGTATATGATCACTGTAAACAATATCTTAGTTCAAGATCCAAACGATGTAGACAAACTGATTCAGAGAGGTGAAGAACAATCGAAAGGTTTCGAATTGGAATTGAACGGTCAGATTACACCTGCCCTATCTATCTCAACCAATTATGCATTTAACAATGCTACTATTACCGCATCGGATAATCCAGAAGAAGTAGGAAGACAAAAAGAAAATGCACCTAAGCATCAAGCAGGTTTCTGGACAAAATATGATTTCCAAAGAGGTACTTTAAGAGGTTTAGGAATTGGTTTTGGTGGACAATATGTCGGCGACCGTTTCACGAATAACCCAGAGTTAGTGCTTCCTGATTATATGCTATGGGATATGGCAGTTTATTACAACATTGGAGCATTTAGAGTCTCTGCCAATATCAAAAACTTAACCAACGAAACGTATTATGTAGGTGGTTACAATTACGATAGAGTATTCCCTGGAATGCCAAGAAACTTCACTTTAGGGTTAACTGTAAAATTCTAG
- a CDS encoding helix-turn-helix domain-containing protein, whose product MIINRESFDLHGKAVMEKVKFTPPFKANTKMENEACFLHILKGEAELYVPQEKLSVQSSDSLFMKCGAYMNFWKENKDETQNEAILVHLYPETLQSIYANQLPSFLSENKGKKHSTAEKLKISSMIENYISSLNFYFENPSIVTDELIQLKVKELLLLLVNSHFSENLSHMFSDLFSPVNLDFKNMIETHLYEDISVQDYASIAGMSLSTFKRKFQSIYDCSPKRYINQKRLEKAKDLLMNTDLRVSNIAYDCGFNDISYFSKSFHAQFNSSPSDYRKKNH is encoded by the coding sequence ATGATTATCAACAGAGAAAGTTTCGATTTACATGGTAAAGCCGTGATGGAGAAAGTAAAATTTACTCCTCCATTTAAGGCCAATACCAAAATGGAAAATGAAGCTTGTTTTTTACATATTCTAAAAGGAGAAGCTGAATTATACGTTCCTCAAGAAAAGTTATCGGTGCAATCTTCTGATAGTCTCTTTATGAAATGTGGTGCTTATATGAACTTCTGGAAGGAAAATAAAGACGAAACACAAAACGAGGCCATTCTTGTTCATCTTTATCCAGAAACTTTACAATCTATATATGCAAATCAGCTCCCTTCATTTTTATCAGAGAATAAGGGGAAGAAACATAGTACAGCTGAAAAGCTTAAGATTTCTTCGATGATTGAAAATTATATCAGTAGCCTTAATTTTTATTTTGAAAATCCTTCCATTGTCACAGACGAATTGATTCAATTAAAAGTAAAGGAATTGTTATTACTCTTAGTCAACTCTCATTTTTCAGAAAATCTGAGTCATATGTTCAGTGATTTATTTAGTCCTGTAAACTTAGATTTCAAAAATATGATTGAAACTCACCTATACGAAGACATTAGCGTACAGGATTATGCGAGTATTGCAGGGATGAGTTTATCGACATTTAAGAGGAAATTTCAAAGCATCTATGATTGTTCTCCAAAACGTTATATCAATCAGAAAAGATTAGAAAAAGCAAAAGATCTTTTGATGAATACCGACTTAAGGGTGTCAAATATAGCTTACGATTGTGGCTTCAATGATATCAGTTATTTCTCTAAAAGCTTTCATGCACAATTTAATAGTAGTCCTTCCGATTATAGAAAAAAAAACCACTAA
- a CDS encoding PepSY-associated TM helix domain-containing protein produces the protein MRKKLWALHSWIGLYTGLFIGIVSITGALAVFKFEIDEMLRPDLFFVTPKELPKNINKGINKVLDKYPENNGYRINVPKSEDRTWKVTVFLDDPNSPAKITQEVYLNPYTNTIIGERNMYRSFSFFIRNIHVRLFEGLYGRQWVGFFGILLTISLIISIFLYFDFTKKQRFGQVRSKNNRVKYADLHKFIGLATIVIQLIIAITGTWLGFQPKLEKPMLGHRPGKFIPQEFPIDKTIDQTKTIDYLSVLQATKQNFPDMIPDMISPSKDGSNSVIVFGDIPNMPFERHTNFVVLDKDDYHLLKKFDIRESGIGGHLYYMQEALHFGDFGGIVLKVVYCLMGLICGFLCISGFFIYFKRTEKKRIKRYPLLTTSNIIWGFTITSLLWFVSIGVSSVTLGAIYPTTYFTTPLFYGLIIVYFIYILIRRIKNKSKGTPSNKVKHQIKVTH, from the coding sequence ATGAGAAAAAAGCTTTGGGCATTACATAGTTGGATCGGGTTATATACTGGACTGTTTATTGGCATCGTCAGTATTACAGGTGCATTGGCCGTTTTCAAATTTGAAATCGATGAAATGCTTCGTCCCGATTTATTCTTTGTAACTCCCAAAGAACTTCCCAAAAACATTAATAAGGGAATTAATAAAGTACTTGATAAATACCCGGAGAATAATGGTTATCGAATAAATGTTCCTAAAAGTGAAGATAGAACATGGAAAGTGACTGTATTTTTAGACGATCCCAACTCTCCAGCTAAAATCACACAGGAAGTCTATCTTAACCCTTATACAAATACAATCATAGGTGAAAGAAATATGTATCGCTCATTCAGTTTCTTTATTAGAAACATTCATGTTCGATTATTTGAAGGACTTTATGGTCGACAATGGGTGGGATTTTTTGGCATACTGCTTACCATATCATTAATCATTAGTATTTTTCTCTATTTTGATTTCACCAAAAAACAGCGTTTTGGTCAGGTGAGGAGTAAAAATAATAGAGTAAAGTATGCCGACCTTCACAAATTTATAGGACTAGCTACCATCGTCATACAATTGATCATTGCGATAACAGGCACTTGGTTAGGTTTTCAACCTAAATTGGAGAAACCTATGTTGGGTCATCGTCCAGGTAAATTTATACCTCAAGAATTCCCTATTGATAAAACTATTGATCAGACAAAAACTATAGACTATTTGAGTGTTCTACAAGCAACAAAACAGAATTTCCCTGATATGATTCCAGATATGATTTCTCCTTCCAAAGACGGAAGTAACTCTGTGATCGTATTTGGAGACATTCCTAATATGCCTTTTGAAAGACACACCAATTTTGTTGTATTAGATAAAGACGACTATCATCTGCTTAAGAAATTTGATATTCGTGAAAGTGGTATCGGTGGACATTTATATTATATGCAAGAGGCGCTTCATTTTGGAGATTTTGGTGGGATAGTTTTAAAAGTAGTCTATTGCTTGATGGGGTTAATTTGTGGATTTTTATGTATTAGTGGTTTCTTTATTTATTTCAAAAGGACCGAAAAAAAACGCATAAAAAGATATCCTTTACTTACTACAAGTAATATCATTTGGGGTTTTACGATCACATCTCTACTATGGTTTGTGAGTATTGGAGTGAGTAGTGTTACTTTAGGAGCGATATACCCGACTACCTACTTTACTACTCCTCTTTTTTATGGGTTGATCATTGTATATTTCATCTACATACTGATTCGAAGAATAAAAAATAAATCTAAGGGCACACCATCTAATAAGGTGAAACATCAAATAAAAGTGACTCATTGA
- a CDS encoding SRPBCC family protein, translating into MKISKEIIIQKDRLAVWNIVAEEFHNAYEWMSIVPRSVEKQGEIKDGAAVHGRVCDLSNKKEDGPQANEIITYYNKDNFHFEFDVTPINTSSVLPIKRNHVSVRLESINNDKTLLHWDADAKIITFGNLLSPILKVGLGKSFEEVLEELKYYAETGMPHPRKAAKIAKSA; encoded by the coding sequence ATGAAAATCTCAAAAGAAATTATTATTCAAAAAGACCGTCTTGCAGTATGGAATATTGTCGCAGAAGAATTCCATAATGCCTATGAGTGGATGTCAATTGTGCCTAGATCAGTTGAAAAACAAGGAGAAATAAAAGATGGTGCTGCAGTGCACGGTAGAGTATGCGATTTATCGAATAAAAAAGAAGACGGACCACAAGCCAACGAAATCATTACTTATTACAATAAGGATAATTTCCATTTCGAATTTGATGTGACACCCATCAATACGTCTTCCGTATTACCCATAAAAAGAAATCATGTTTCTGTTCGCTTAGAGTCCATTAATAATGATAAGACCCTTTTACATTGGGATGCCGATGCAAAAATAATAACGTTTGGAAATCTTCTTTCTCCTATATTAAAAGTCGGTCTTGGCAAATCATTTGAAGAAGTATTAGAAGAGTTAAAATATTATGCAGAAACGGGAATGCCACACCCTAGAAAAGCTGCTAAAATTGCAAAAAGTGCCTAA